In the genome of Prevotella sp. HUN102, one region contains:
- a CDS encoding biotin/lipoyl-containing protein, with amino-acid sequence MKEFKYTIDGKEYNVEIGSISEDFVADVKVNGEAFQVQMEKPAEPEKKKVELGKPVAEESAASGAPANFNASNAIKAPLPGTITSIEVEVGQDVKAGDTVLVLEAMKMQNNIEAEKDGKVTGIIVKVGQAVLEDEPMIVIE; translated from the coding sequence ATGAAAGAATTCAAATATACAATCGACGGTAAGGAATACAATGTCGAAATCGGCAGTATCAGCGAAGACTTCGTAGCTGACGTAAAGGTGAATGGCGAAGCATTCCAAGTTCAGATGGAGAAACCGGCAGAACCAGAGAAGAAAAAGGTTGAACTCGGCAAGCCTGTTGCAGAGGAAAGCGCAGCATCAGGCGCACCTGCAAACTTCAATGCTTCCAATGCCATCAAGGCTCCGCTTCCGGGCACTATCACTTCAATCGAGGTGGAAGTGGGTCAGGACGTGAAAGCCGGCGACACAGTTCTCGTGCTCGAAGCTATGAAGATGCAGAACAATATCGAGGCTGAAAAGGACGGAAAGGTAACCGGTATCATTGTAAAAGTAGGTCAGGCAGTTCTCGAAGACGAGCCAATGATCGTTATTGAATAA